From the genome of Oryza glaberrima chromosome 1, OglaRS2, whole genome shotgun sequence:
atcgaAGAAAGAGAGATACTGCTGTACTTGGAGCCAAGCGAGAGAGAAGACTGAGACGCGACACGCGAGCAATGGAGGCTGCGGTCGACGGCAGGTGGACACGCGTCCGCACGCTCGGCCGCGGCGCGTCCGGCGCCGTGGTGTCCCTCGCCGCAGACGACCGCTCGGGCGCGCTCTTCGCGGtcaagtcggcggcggcggcggcggcggccgagcagCTCGTGCGCGAGGGGCGCATCCTTTCCGGGCTGCGCTCGCCGCACGTCCTCCCCTGCCTTGGCTTCCGCGCcgaagccggcggcgagtgCCAGCTATTCCTCGAGTTCGCGCCCGGCGGCTCGCTCGCCGACGTGGTGGCGAGGAGTGGCGGGCGGCTCGACGAGTGCGCCATCCGCGCGTACGCGGCGGACGTGGCGAGGGGCCTGGCGTACCTCCACGGGGTGTCGCTCGTGCACGGCGACGTCAAGGGAAGGAACGTGGTGGTCGGCGCCGACGGCCGGGCCAAGATCGCGGATTTCGGGTGCGCCAGGACGGTGGGCTCCGACAGGCCAATCGGCGGCACGCCGGCGTTCATGGCGCCAGAGGTGGCGCGCGGGGAAGAGCAGGAGCCGGCCGCCGATGTCTGGGCCCTGGGCTGCACCGTCATCGAGATGGCCACCGGCCGCGCTCCGTGGAGCGACATGGAAGACATCCTCTCGGCGGTGCGCCGGATTGGCTACACGGACGCCGTGCCGGAGGTGCCCGAGTGGCTGTCCGCAGAGGCGAAGGACTTCTTGGCCCGCTGCTTCGCGAGAAACCCACGCGAGCGGTGGACATCGTCGCAGCTCCTGGAGCACCCGTTCCTGGCATCGGCAGGCTGCAGCGTGAAAACAGGGGAGGCGGCGCCCCAATGGGTGTCCCCCAAGAGCACGCTGGATGCGGCGTTCTGGGAGTCGGACACggacgacgaggaagacgacatGCCAGCGAGCCCCGCCGAGAGGATCAAAGCATTGGCTTGCCCCTGCTCGGCCTTGCCGGATTGGGACTCCGACGAGGGCTGGATCCAAGTGCTCAACGAGTCCAGCGAAGCTTGCGACACGGCAGTGGCCAAGGTGGAGGCCGAAGGGAAGGGGCGCGTTCTGATCGAAGCGTTGGAAACGATCAACGAATCTTCCGATGGCGATGCAGAGTGTGTTGATCCCGAGTGCACTGTACGATTGATTACTGTTGCTTCCATTGGGCAGCAGGAAGTGTTCTGCTTGGGTCTCATTAATGACCCACTTGTATTTTCTGTTAATAAAAGTGAATTAACAAAGTCTTTATTTCCCCAAATTGTCTCATTTTAATTCTTGCTTCTACTCATTTTCTTCCACTAGTATATGCAATTTGCACCATCTGACCAAGTTCGCAACTGCTGAACCGATGTGCCATGATGATTCCAGAAACATGGTTCTAGACTCAAGAACAACAAATGCAAGAATCTGTGATCAGGAATGACCGGCAGTATATCCTCCATGGGGCCATTGTAAAGGCAGCGACTAGATCATACCAGCAAAGGCTAGAGAAAACACCACATCTGAGAAATCTGGGTCCTTTTTTGCCTtggtctgaagtctgaactgctCACATTCATCGCATATTCCTCACTACTATCTACTCTACTACTGTTGTTGAGATAAGGATGCACATGTAGAATAACATCTCCCAATCCAAATTGCCTCTGAAGAGTCGGGAGTGAAACAGCGATCGGGTCAACTGGGGGTCTCGTGACACTGGATAGTTGGCAAAGCTACTGCAATTAGGAGCGGCGTGATTGGTCCGGAGTCGGACGTGTTGCGATGCGAACTGATCGTCTCAGAGTGAATTCCAAGTGGCAATGTTTGATCTTCTCTCAAGCAGAGTAGACCAAGTTGACGTACACGTTTGATATTTGGCACACGTGgtaggggagatggggagaggtgTCCAGGAGCTTGTCTAAATCCACAATATTAGCTCACCGCGACACGTGTCCTGGTAGGCTCTTCCGTGAAACTTCAGTGCGCGTTTCTAGATGTTTACAGTACACTTGCTGCCCTGCCAGTCATCCGGAGTTCTGAAATTCGCTAGAAGTAGTCGAGAACATATTCTCAGAAGTAGTAACTTATGttccagaaaaaagaaagaagtttGGAAAGGCGACTTACGGGGATACAGTAGTTTCTTCATCTCTTCTACTCTGCATTAAGTGCCGGATAATACCGTGCTGCATTTCTGAATTATGAATTCCTTGCCGTTTACGGAATGAAAATAGCTGTTAATTGTGCAGTTAGCTGCTGTTAGAGTGGATTGAAGTCATCATATACAGCAGTGAAAGAATTTGGTCGCCAACACGACATCTGAAAACCGCCAGCAACCTTGCCGTGCGTCAACCACCTTCACATTTCAATTCCCTCGCGACCGCTTCATCGCCGCTGGTTCTTGAGGAGCAAGAGGGgaaaagtgtgtgtgtgtggggggggggggggggggggggggggggggcgtagACTAGTTTAGTTGCCTCTAGAACCCTAACTTGGTGTATCTTAGGAGGGTTtgttccaaaaagaaaagaaaaagaaaatcttaggAGGGCAGGGGCACCAAACTGTGTAGGTAGGTGGCGTCCAGGTCAACTTTTCAATGCAGAGAAGCCATCTTTGTGCTTAACGAAGATTTTGGGCAATAATTAGCTAGTCATCAAGAAGGAAGTTGGGCAACAAGAATCTCGTGCATATGTAACCCGTGGTGATGGCCACATCACGTTGCTTGCGTCATCTCTGGATTTCAGTTGGGGGCTCTGGATCAATAGTGTTTTAGGATATCCTGTACTGGCTGTAACAACTAACAAGTGTGCATACTGAATTGAGAGTGGGATATACTAGTATGGCTGTGATGATACAGTGGTGTCTGCAAGTGCCAATGTGCCATGCTGGGTTGGTACatgttggtttttctttttcatgaacCTGGGTCTCTTTAACAATCTGAGACAAGTTGGTGTGAGTTAATAATATTCTCATGTTGTGAGTTAATAATATTCTCTGTGTGCGATGAGATGATATAGAGCTGTCCTTGAGACAAGTTGGTGTGATTCTGACTGCTATTGTAGTTGTGTTCAGTGGGCATATCCAGCAAGGgggtgaaaaaaaatggtgtgTTTCTcagtagtactccatccgtacttataaagaaagttgtttaaaataatgtttaagttaaatcttgggaatataaatcataaataactctcaagttgttaaatttgaaaatgtaaaaaattatatgaatagatttgtcttgaaaaatactttcataaaagtatacatatatcaatttttaataaatattttcatagaaacaaaaagtcaaagttatgttttagagaccgtgtcaCTATtttaaacgacttcctttatgagtatagAGGGAGTACAACTGTACTTGAGTTCAGTGGCATATGCAGcaagaggggagggaaggggaaaaaaaaatctaggcaCGAGATCATTGGACGATGGCGACGCGCAACAGTGAAACGTGCCAGTAGGGCATATGGTGCGTGCGCGGCTTGAACCGTGATGCGTCGGCCCGTCGGTGACGCGCGCACCTGGTCCAGCGCCGGCCCCAAGATAAGTCTCGAGATCAAGAATTCCGAGAGAACCTTTCCTTCCTGATCAGCAGCCAGCCGCCCGGCCACTTCCGGGCGAATTCATGCACAGCCCGGAGATAATTACAGATGCGCGGCGTTGCACGCAATACTACTACTCCACTACCAATCATGCGTGCGAAACAGTATAGGTGCATGCACCGTGCGTGCGCGATACTATTCAGAAGGTAGGGGATAAACTTGGCAGCCGGGGGTGGGTGAACAGAGTGGTAGAAATCTATTGTCAGCCAGGCAAAAACAAACGCCGGGGCCACTGTCGCTTTGGCGTGCCGAATTGCTGCATGCTCCGGTCACCCTCTGCAAGCAGCACACCACGTTAGTGCTTACGCCTCTCCTCTGCAAGCtgcgaagcaaaagaaagaCAAACAAAGTGAAAGTAATGGAAAAGAAGCCGGTGCGGTTAATCTTTCTCTGAAACGGATCATGACGACGATTCAGAGTTTAGATTATTCCCCATGGGACGTTTGCCTTGTCCCGGTGGTGCACCAACCACAAGTCCGCAAgcaagatagatagatagaccaTAGATATGCCGTTCGCCCGTTCCTGTACCGGATAAGTCTTCTTGTGTTGTAATGTGTCTGTGTTAGGTCAGTACTAATTTCTACTCAGGTATGAAACGTGACCACGGTTTGGTGCAGGTAAATTCGGTCACGAGGCCAGTATATATTTGGATTTTTCAGTGAAGCCATCCGAGAATGACTTTCGCTGCATGGAGTTCAACAATTCAACCAACATGTGTTAGTTGACAGTATTTTTTTACACCATTGGAAGATTTCACGGTCAGTGCCAATGATACCCATTACCCAAGAGGCTTATAATAGTCAAGCAGAGCATATGCTACTCTATTCTGAGCTCGCTGGACCAAACGGTAGGTGAGGGCCAGGCACGTTTGATTTGTTCAGAAAGTCAAAACATGTGCCGGAATCGCATTTGCATCGTTGCATGGCCGAACTGTTCgggctggagagagagagagaggagcagtTCAGCCTAACTACACATGCCGCGCAAAACATGGTGCGAACCGAGCCACACCTACAGGGAGATCTAGCGAAGGGTACCCAATCGAACCAAAGAGATCCGAGCGAAACAAACTCATTTTCTAATCGTGGTGGCCTAACAAGTCGGGCAGATTTGCTGTTGGTGCTACTCAGATATGTAAAGAATCGATCTCACATAGTCACATCCCGTGAACAGCCTGGCTGTCTCTTGTTGGTGTTTGTACGTCTGATCAGTCGATCGAATCACATGCCGCTGATAAGCACATGCGACTGGATCATCAGGGAGAGGAGGGATAGGTTGATCTCATGGCTCGTGATGAGCTGGTAGCTAGCGCCTAACTGTGAAGCGGGCACGCGTGATGTAATGCATTGTGAGACATTTGCATCTCCACACGACGCGAGATCGCGTGCTCTTCCCTCTCTTTTGTGGCTGTGGCTAGATCACGCGAGCAAATTCCACGTTTATTTCCCGTGTTTGCGCGATGTGCTACGGACTGCTCGTTGGGTTTCAAGAGAACTTTTAGGCGAGATCCATCAGTAGTCGTACGAGTAGCACGTACATAACCTAATCGCAATGCACTGCCTAACTTGCAGGACCGCACCTACATGTTGATATATGTTGAAGGACATCTTGATAGCGATCAATCAGCATGTGGTTGCCAATTGAACACCAATATCTAGATCACTTCCAAATGTTCGATCAATCCAGCTCGAATGTGGCAATCTTGAGCTCAGATTCCACTGGTGTTTTTGCAATGCTGTGAGCCGGTGGGCATCAAGCCCCTAAAAGAACAGAGGAAGATGAACAGGGCCTGTTCACAGTGCCTCGCTATCCATCCAAAAAGGTAAACAGCAGAGTTAGCTTTGACCTCTCCTCTCCTAAAGTGGATCATCGAtatctttttattaaaaaagaaactcCACAcaaaaaggagagaggaagtaCGATATGACGTCCTCGTGGGCCTAAAGTGACGTCATAGTGACGCGCAGTAAAACGGCATGCTTTTCTCCGTACGGCTCAACAACGGGTTTAGTGAAATCGCCGGGTGTAATCACACGTGATTAAGTCGCAATCCAGTATTCCGTACGCAAAACTGCTTGCAGAACAGACCTGCCAACTTTACTAGAAGGGGATGGATTGCCGTTCGCTAACGACTCCGATCCTGATCGCTGGAAACATGAGCTAATTTTGACATATTCATAATTCATGTCTCGCTCGAACTAATTTTGGTCTCGAACTGTCACGTGATTGATTTGCAAAGTAGTAAAGGAGACGTAATGAAAAGTTAAATGCACCAACTGGTTGGTCACAACGAGAGAAAATTTGAGCggaatttaattttattactcTGTTCCTGTTACAAACACAATCGAATCTCACTGATTCAGTCCCGTCAGTATCGAACGGGTGAAAAATTTCATTTTTACCACTGCCAAGATGTACGTGCAGGTAACTGCCCTGCCTAATGGAGGATTCGATCGCTTCTGCTTCATTGCGCGGGACATGGTTGACGCCatccgcggcgacggcgaactgCTCCATCTCTGGGTCAGACAGTTCTGCCCAGACGAAGTAGTCCGCGTCGCTGGCCGGCGGCgtgacggcggcgaaggagccCTCGTTGTGCACCTCGATCCAGCCTTCGTCGGAGTCCCAGTCCGGCAAGGCCGAGGCGGCGCACGCCAATGCACCGAtcctctccgccgcgccggttggcatctcgtcgtcctcgtcgtcggtgtCTGAGTCCCAGAACGCGTCATGCAGCGTGCTCTTGGGGGATGCACGTTCTTGCTTCGCCGGCTCCGGCCAGCGGTCgagggccgcggcggaggcAACGAATGGGTGTTCCAGGAGCTGCGCCGCCGTTGACCTGTCGGACGCGTTCCTCTCGAAGCAGCCGTCCAGGAAGTCCTTGGCCTCCGCTGACAGCCACCCGGGAACCTCCGGCACGGCGTTCGTGTACCCGATCCGGTGGACTGCGGCAAGGATGTCGTCCATGTCGCTCCACGGCGCGCGGCCGGTGGCCATCTCGATGATGGTGCAGCCGAGGGCCCAGACATCGGCCGCCGGCCCctgctcctccccgcgcgccaccTCCGGCGCCATGAACGCCGGCGTGCCGCCGATCGGCCCCGCCGAGTCCATGACCCTCGCGCACCCGAAGTCCGTGAGCCTCGCCCGGCCGTCGCTCCCGATCACGACGTTCCTCGCCTTGACGTCGCCGTGCACCAGCGAATTCCCGTGGAGGTACGCCAGCCCCCTCGCCACGTCAGCGGCGTACGCCCGGATGGCCGGCTCCGGGAGGCAGCCCCCGTTCCTGGCGGCCTCGTCGGCGAGCGACCCGCCGGGCGCGAACTCGAGGAACAGCTGGTActcgccgcccgcggcggcgcgcgatcCGAGGCAGGGGACGATGTGCGGCGAGCAGAGCCCGGACAGGACACGCCCCTCTCGCCGCAGctgcgccgcggcgccgccggcggaggccgaCTTGACGGCCATGAGCTCCCCTGAGTCGTCGTCGGACGCGAGCCACACCACGGCGCCGGACGCCCCGCGGCCCAGCGTGCGCACCCGCCTGAGCTGCTTAGCCATTGCCTCGATTTCTTGGTCCTTGGAATTCTTCtctatttgtttcttctttttttcttgcctTGTGCGTATGGAGTCAGTGTGTGGCGTGTGgtgaggagggggagaggtgtATTTGTATGGCCCAGCGGAGCGTGTGCAACACGTGCGGAAACGGCTTTGTGCtgcgagaggagagagaaaaatagcTTAGGCAGCGTGCGTTTTTGCTAGCCTCCCGCACCGCACCACCATATGCCCCCACGCACCCACACTCTCCCTCCCCTGCATCTGCATGTCTGCAAAGGAAGGTGGAACGAAGTTGTAGCTCCGGTTGTGGTCGTGCGTTTTTTGGCCTTTTTTCGCCGGCGTTTTGTCCTGCGATTCTCCGTTTGACGGATCGGCGTCAGTGCCGCCGGCCAGGTGCATCGGCACCTGTGGCCCGGGGGCCTGTGTGGGTATCCAGCCGATACGCGCGGCCGCACATGCCCTTTATCGCGTGACACTTGTCCCCGCACGTGGTCTGCGATCTGCTCGGGCAACCGGTAAGAGCAAATTTAAGCCATCAATAATCTACAATTCATTTATAACCAATTTAATaactaatttataaataattacatataaCTATATAGTAATGGTTAGAGACGGGATGCCGTCCCCAACAGGATGCTCCTCCTCCACAACGCGATTCTCACCCACGCGACGCGGCCGAAGCCCTCAACACGCACCAAGCCTCCTTTGCAGCGCCGCGCCCaccccccgccgctgccgtcgcgccTGCGCTGCCCGTCCTTCACCCTCAACGTGCACCAGGCCTCCTCTGCGGCGCCGTCGGCTCGAGCTTGGCCTACCGTGAGGGCAGAGGTCCCGGCATTTGTGGAGTTCTCGCAGGCGGAGCTCCGAGCCGCCACAGGCGGGTTCGCTGCGGCGAACATCATGTCAGAGTGCGGCGAGAAGGCGCCCAACCTTGTCTACAGGGGACGGTGTAGGAGGCCAGCCGCGCCGTCGAGATGCTCCTCCCCCAATAGGATATCTAGTAGAaatcacctgatacctggtaggtATCATTCGATACCTCGCAAATATCACGTGATTCatggtagaaatcgtctgatatctgataggtatcacatgatacctcgcgagtatcaaGCGATATGTGGTAGAAATTGTCTGATACCTAAcaggtatcacatgatacctcgcgagtatcacgcgatacgtggtagaaatcgcatgatacctgataagtatcacCTGAAACATGtgtagaatcgtctgatacctgataggtatcacacctaATACCTACTCGGTATCATCCCAATCGAAAACAGATCTCGTTATATAGCAACTAAATAGTTacacataaatatatattacactattaatatgTGGTATCATATCTCATACTCACACAACGTTTTACAATCCGTTGTACAGCTGACTATAAATCTATAGTCTGTTTtacttctctcttctcttatcatctctatatatacttataattgatttatagcctgctattgtacttgctctaatcTCGACGTCTCCTTTTGCCTCGCCAACAGATAAGGCCTGCAAAAAATGATTGAAGCATGTGttaccatctctctctctttgctaCTGTTTGTTCGTTCTTTCCTCTCATCGCTCCTGCTAGCCTTCATGGGTGATgtccagtactccctccggactGATAATATTAGTTGTTTTAGACAATGataaagtcaaactttaaaatctttgactaaaaataatttctaaaatatttatcttaaaaatatgaaaaccatatgtttagattagtcttaaaaagtactccaataaaatcatatatttattgatatttttatatatattataatagaaaatagttgttAAAGTTACTTTTTGAAAACCGTGCTTTTAtccaaaatgacaagtattatcaacccggagggagtagtacatttCAAACACCTGAAACCGaactataaaataaaatgaccGTTTTGGGGGGATAAGTCTGGCTGATCTCTCAACGTCCTTGTGCTTGGGGTTTGGCCGGATGATCAGTTTAGACCTCTTGCATCTGGCGTAACACTTTTGGCTGGCACATGTGCTGTATGATAGCTGTCTGTCATCTTTGATGTGTGCTCTGGTCGATTTAAGCCTGAAAGCTCTTCCATCGAACCCCTAAACTAGGTTTTGCGAATTTTGTGTCCCTTTCGCCCTAATGAGAGTACGAGCAACAAGGAACAATGCTATTCCAGATTTCCAGGGCGTCATCCACATTAGATGATTCAGGTGATCGACACGTGTGATACTCTATCTGTACAGTTTGTGCTGTACCAAGAGCCAGTGTATTGACTGTTGGGTTACCCAGACTCCCAGAGCTGTACCGCTGCCCACTTTTTCATGCTGGTTATTGTCTTCTTTTTCGCATGCACCCCCtctgtattaaaaaaatatatcttagttatctaaaaatattattttggcttaaaattttgtcaaaaaaaactgTCTTTTTAAAGTTGAGGGTCTACTGACGTCTTTAATATGCTCCTCTGTAGTacttgatttctttttcttatctTACCTATTATTTTAGAACATTATCTTACATATTGAACCAATAGTACCACTTCTTCCTCTGTCATATCCATGTTTATAAGTTATATGCCGAAtccattatattttagaaccgTTGGATTATTTGTTTATACCCTCTCTTTGCAGGCTACACTAAATTAATTACACATGCATATGCGTATTTTACTGTTGAGAAAGATAGTGGCACATGTCACCTTCAATTCACTAGTGCTCTCAGCCTCTCCTCACCTTGCCAATCATTCATGCTTTTGGGGAAGGCTTCCATCTCGATTTTAATATCAGTAACCGACTGTTTGCGCTTGCGGTTATTAGCTCAAACAAAAACTTGACTACTCCAGGTTTCCAATACCAACCATTTCTTGCAACGAAGATTCCTTGGATCTTCTTTCTCAACTTGAGATCTTTTTATGCGTGTGCTTATAAACTTTGCCTCTGCTCAACAACTACAATAGCCGACGGTGCCCAAAGACTTCCTCCGGAAGATGAACCTCGCCCTGTATACGGTCGACTTGAACGTGGAAATTCTATGTTGTGGTATTACTAGATTTATGCATATTCGACATCTATGTGCAATTTTAAAATCTGACTCGATcacatctttaattttaaaactacaAACTACTATGTTtgaacaatgtttttccattcACTTGTTGAAACTACTAACTTttgttccttaaaaaaaactaaaacatgTCTTTCAGTATGTGCTTGACATTTTTGTGCgtataataaaattatttttttatttttatttttttggttgcAAAACAATCTATTTGGTTGTTTTTTGTCATTACAAGGTAAATTGTAGATTGGAGGGGGGGGGTACCATCACCCTATTTGTATCTTGTTATTAAACCATTTTCATTATTAAGAAAATCTAGATGTGATTATTAGGAAATTATTTACGGAGTTGGGAGTTGAGACAATTTAGAACATGACCAACATAATCCCTAAATGAAACCCAATTCGAGGTTTAAAACATGCTCCAACAATTACCCTAGATATATATCCAAAAATTGGAATCCCATTATCCTCCAGTCCTCCTTTCTCGCTCTACACAAGTCAGGAGACACTCTCACTCCCAATTTTCCCACGGCAAAAGGAGAGGACGACACGTGGAGAGATCGCGCGTGTGGGAGGGGATGGGCAGAGCAATTTTTTGTTTATGTATATGTTGGTAGTTAGGGGTGGGTGGTGGATCTAGTTTTTATTATTGGGAGTTAATTTAAGATATCTGttggaaataaaaatatatttacaccTTAAAATCAAATTAGGAATTCc
Proteins encoded in this window:
- the LOC127785337 gene encoding uncharacterized protein LOC127785337 produces the protein MMFAAANPPVAARSSACENSTNAGTSALTVGQARADGAAEEAWCTLRVKDGQRRRDGSGGGWARRCKGGLVRVEGFGRVAWVRIALWRRSILLGTASPIFLSPLAAQSRFRTCCTRSAGPYKYTSPPPHHTPHTDSIRTRQEKKKKQIEKNSKDQEIEAMAKQLRRVRTLGRGASGAVVWLASDDDSGELMAVKSASAGGAAAQLRREGRVLSGLCSPHIVPCLGSRAAAGGEYQLFLEFAPGGSLADEAARNGGCLPEPAIRAYAADVARGLAYLHGNSLVHGDVKARNVVIGSDGRARLTDFGCARVMDSAGPIGGTPAFMAPEVARGEEQGPAADVWALGCTIIEMATGRAPWSDMDDILAAVHRIGYTNAVPEVPGWLSAEAKDFLDGCFERNASDRSTAAQLLEHPFVASAAALDRWPEPAKQERASPKSTLHDAFWDSDTDDEDDEMPTGAAERIGALACAASALPDWDSDEGWIEVHNEGSFAAVTPPASDADYFVWAELSDPEMEQFAVAADGVNHVPRNEAEAIESSIRQGSYLHVHLGSGKNEIFHPFDTDGTESVRFDCVCNRNRVIKLNSAQIFSRCDQPVGAFNFSLRLLYYFANQSRDSSRPKLVRARHEL
- the LOC127756160 gene encoding mitogen-activated protein kinase kinase kinase 18-like, which produces MEAAVDGRWTRVRTLGRGASGAVVSLAADDRSGALFAVKSAAAAAAAEQLVREGRILSGLRSPHVLPCLGFRAEAGGECQLFLEFAPGGSLADVVARSGGRLDECAIRAYAADVARGLAYLHGVSLVHGDVKGRNVVVGADGRAKIADFGCARTVGSDRPIGGTPAFMAPEVARGEEQEPAADVWALGCTVIEMATGRAPWSDMEDILSAVRRIGYTDAVPEVPEWLSAEAKDFLARCFARNPRERWTSSQLLEHPFLASAGCSVKTGEAAPQWVSPKSTLDAAFWESDTDDEEDDMPASPAERIKALACPCSALPDWDSDEGWIQVLNESSEACDTAVAKVEAEGKGRVLIEALETINESSDGDAECVDPECTVRLITVASIGQQEVFCLGLINDPLVFSVNKSELTKSLFPQIVSF